In Zonotrichia albicollis isolate bZonAlb1 chromosome 11, bZonAlb1.hap1, whole genome shotgun sequence, a single genomic region encodes these proteins:
- the LOC141730550 gene encoding low affinity immunoglobulin gamma Fc region receptor II-like, with product MAGKVTLLLWAQTLSLAGAQTTQLLVEPPWRPAVLWDRVTLTCQGAGTASATTWYKDGQRWWQQGKDRLIVTLSGTYECDRPGSGLSPAVNISDDR from the exons ATGGCCGGGAAGGTgacgctgctcctgtggg cccagaccctcagcctcgctg gtgcccagaccacccagctcctggtggagcccccctggaggccggcggtgctgtgggaccgggtgacactgacctgccaagGCGCGGGGACTGCCAGTGCCACTACCTGGTACAAGGACGGGCAGcgctggtggcagcagggaaaggaccGCCTCATTGTCACTCTGAGTGGAACCTATGAGTGTGACAGACCTGGAAGTGGGCTCAGCCCCGCTGTGAACATCTCAGATG ATCGCTGA
- the LOC141730534 gene encoding low affinity immunoglobulin gamma Fc region receptor III-like, which produces MIRLPCPPDWLVLQVPVQVLLEGDTVTLRCRSWRDNPITSVSFYHEDEELEVFPNGTQLSLSHLRLNHSGRYRCKGQVGTWGWKESALVTVTVQVPVAHATITPDVLEVTPHDTVAAGVSGALLFLLLLMGVIVAWHRWNHVGE; this is translated from the exons ATGATAAGACTTCCCTGTCCCCCAgactggctggtgctgcaggtgccagtgcAGGTGCTCTTGGagggggacacagtgacactgcgctgccggAGCTGGCGAGACAACCCGATCACCTCAGTGTCCTTCTACCACGAGGACGAGGAACTGGAGGTGTTCCCCAATGGCActcagctgtccctgtcccatctgCGGCTGAACCACAGTGGCCGCTACCGCTGCAAGGGCCAGGTGGGAACCTGGGGTTGGAAGGAGTCAGcgctggtgacagtgacagttcAGG tgcCCGTGGCCCACGCCACCATCACCCCTGATgtcctggaggtgacaccgcATGACACAG TGGCCGCAGGTGTCAGTGGGGcccttttgttcctgctcctgctcatgggtgtcattgtggcctggcaTCGGTGGAACCATGTGGGTGAGTGA